The following proteins are co-located in the Candidatus Competibacteraceae bacterium genome:
- a CDS encoding SUMF1/EgtB/PvdO family nonheme iron enzyme, with protein sequence MTEETNALPRGFSLHRYQIDGVLGAGGFGITYRAMHEALENEVAIKEYFPAEWAYRDHNGTTVRPNAQGQIPAKSGEPPSYDWGLQRFLDEAKILVQINHPCVVRVRDYFTANGSAYIVMEFEEGESMSALLQRGGILPEGELRRLLADVLPALEAVHGQGYLHRDLKPSNLYMRKADGHVMLIDFGAARQALGRRSRSVTSVVTPGYSPIEQYVTVGEDYGPWTDIYALGAVLYRCITGAPPVEAPGRVLKDPVQPAIEAGAGLYSHNLLQMVDRALAVRPEDRFQSIVAMQEALWATERSNEKADFSQVPPIKPELLELSQRIDIPRLDPFADDTSSSSSTDLEQSEDDIWSGRTRVSRRPSQPRTTDSPPPQRIDLAALALSDNLSWTLADPASSSPSSVPPKATNIDSASMSLLEDIWDHLEEPESEPKSEPASPTHAAETQSPPLANQTSPLLKRAPGSAIEHLRKATATRREGMTSPPRTQLETSSPTSSPPVVEPAASRRSRVVESSTPQPSAQPVPDGLKSVNWTHILLAACAVLGLSGAGLFAYQYYQGVQEQNRQEAVALQRREQEEADRHAQETAQQREAEIARYIEQARQAIASRSWSLADSFLDQAAATAPNHPAVAAARSELLAARQPGAKIKTRTDNTTGMELHWVEGGCFSMGSPTNERDRGGDESSHPVCVKGFWIGNTEVTNSQYRRFKPSHDSGSFQGHPLNGNQQPVVQVDWGDAAAFTEWLSWEAGTGQRFRLPTEAEWEYAARAGTTTRYHWGNDIDPRHANFSDRNDPTGASIGTLDDGQAVTAPVGTYQPNLLGLRDMAGNVWEWTCSNYDPTYTGQEQHCSDQRSTEGLRVVRGGSWNNGAGDVRSAKRMPRKPSYHDATTGFRIIMEE encoded by the coding sequence ATGACCGAAGAAACGAACGCATTGCCCAGAGGTTTCAGCCTGCACCGCTACCAGATCGATGGCGTGCTGGGCGCTGGCGGCTTCGGCATCACTTATCGGGCAATGCACGAGGCCTTGGAAAACGAGGTCGCCATCAAGGAATACTTCCCGGCCGAGTGGGCGTACCGTGACCATAACGGCACGACCGTCCGCCCCAACGCCCAAGGCCAGATCCCGGCCAAAAGCGGCGAGCCGCCTTCCTACGATTGGGGTCTACAGCGTTTCCTGGACGAAGCCAAAATCCTGGTCCAGATCAACCACCCCTGCGTGGTGCGCGTGCGCGACTACTTTACGGCCAACGGCAGCGCCTACATCGTCATGGAGTTCGAGGAGGGGGAGTCGATGAGCGCCCTGCTGCAACGGGGCGGCATCCTGCCCGAGGGCGAACTGCGCCGCTTGCTGGCCGACGTGCTGCCCGCGTTGGAAGCCGTCCACGGCCAAGGCTATCTGCACCGCGATCTCAAACCCAGTAACCTCTACATGCGCAAGGCCGACGGCCACGTCATGCTCATCGACTTCGGCGCCGCGCGTCAAGCGCTGGGCCGACGCAGCCGCAGCGTCACCAGTGTGGTAACGCCGGGCTATTCGCCGATCGAGCAATATGTCACGGTCGGCGAAGATTACGGCCCGTGGACCGATATTTACGCGCTCGGCGCCGTGCTGTACCGCTGCATCACCGGTGCGCCACCGGTCGAAGCACCGGGCCGGGTGCTCAAGGACCCGGTGCAGCCAGCGATCGAGGCGGGAGCTGGACTGTACTCGCACAACCTGCTCCAAATGGTCGACCGGGCACTGGCCGTGCGCCCGGAGGATCGCTTCCAAAGCATCGTCGCCATGCAGGAAGCCTTGTGGGCCACGGAACGCTCCAACGAAAAGGCGGACTTTTCTCAAGTACCGCCGATCAAACCCGAACTACTCGAATTATCCCAACGCATCGACATACCGCGACTTGACCCGTTTGCCGACGATACGTCGTCCTCTTCCTCCACCGATCTGGAGCAATCCGAGGACGACATCTGGTCGGGCCGCACCCGGGTCTCGCGCCGACCTTCTCAGCCGCGGACAACCGACTCGCCCCCCCCCCAACGCATCGACCTGGCTGCTCTGGCGCTGAGCGACAACCTGAGTTGGACGCTTGCCGATCCCGCATCGAGCAGCCCATCATCGGTACCACCGAAAGCGACCAACATCGATTCGGCCTCGATGAGTTTGCTGGAAGATATCTGGGATCATCTGGAAGAGCCCGAATCGGAGCCGAAGTCGGAGCCGGCCAGCCCAACCCACGCCGCCGAGACCCAATCGCCACCCCTGGCCAACCAGACGTCACCCCTGCTCAAACGCGCGCCGGGTTCCGCGATAGAACACCTGCGAAAAGCCACGGCGACCAGGCGCGAGGGCATGACCAGCCCCCCCCGGACGCAATTGGAAACGTCTTCGCCGACCAGCTCTCCACCAGTGGTCGAGCCGGCCGCATCACGGCGGTCGAGGGTGGTCGAGTCCTCCACGCCCCAGCCCTCGGCTCAACCCGTGCCCGATGGTTTAAAGTCGGTTAATTGGACGCATATCCTGTTGGCCGCCTGTGCTGTTTTAGGGCTCTCGGGCGCCGGCCTGTTCGCTTACCAGTACTACCAGGGCGTTCAGGAACAGAACCGGCAAGAGGCAGTGGCGCTGCAACGACGGGAACAGGAAGAAGCCGACCGTCACGCCCAGGAAACCGCCCAGCAACGCGAGGCCGAAATCGCGCGCTACATCGAACAGGCCCGTCAGGCGATTGCCAGCCGAAGCTGGTCCTTGGCCGACAGTTTTCTGGATCAGGCGGCGGCCACCGCTCCGAACCATCCCGCGGTGGCCGCCGCCCGCTCCGAACTACTCGCCGCCCGGCAACCGGGCGCCAAGATCAAAACCCGGACCGACAACACCACGGGCATGGAACTACATTGGGTCGAGGGCGGTTGCTTCAGCATGGGCAGCCCCACCAACGAGCGGGACCGGGGTGGTGACGAATCATCCCACCCAGTCTGCGTGAAAGGATTCTGGATCGGTAACACCGAGGTCACCAATAGCCAGTACCGGCGCTTCAAACCCAGCCATGACAGCGGCTCCTTCCAAGGCCATCCGTTGAACGGAAACCAGCAGCCCGTCGTTCAAGTCGACTGGGGCGACGCCGCGGCCTTCACCGAATGGCTGTCCTGGGAAGCGGGCACCGGTCAGCGTTTCCGGCTACCCACCGAGGCCGAATGGGAGTATGCCGCCCGCGCCGGCACCACGACCCGTTACCACTGGGGTAACGACATCGACCCTCGCCATGCCAACTTTTCCGACCGCAACGATCCGACCGGCGCGTCCATCGGCACCCTGGACGACGGTCAGGCGGTCACCGCGCCGGTCGGAACCTACCAGCCGAACCTGCTGGGTCTGCGCGACATGGCCGGCAATGTCTGGGAATGGACCTGCTCCAATTACGATCCGACCTATACCGGCCAGGAGCAGCACTGTTCCGACCAACGATCCAC